A window from Streptomyces sp. NBC_00271 encodes these proteins:
- a CDS encoding VOC family protein codes for MERVLGIGGYFMRASDPAALNAWYRDCLGLDADENGLWRQETGPTVFATFESETDYFGSRAQQAMLNFRVRDLDAMLAQLRAKGADVSEETQDMEGVGRFGWVTDPEGNRVELWQPA; via the coding sequence ATGGAACGTGTGCTTGGAATCGGTGGGTACTTCATGCGGGCCTCCGACCCGGCGGCCCTGAACGCGTGGTATCGCGACTGCCTGGGCCTGGACGCCGATGAGAACGGACTGTGGCGTCAGGAGACCGGGCCGACGGTGTTCGCGACGTTCGAGTCCGAGACCGACTACTTCGGGTCCCGCGCCCAGCAGGCCATGCTCAACTTCCGGGTCCGCGACCTGGATGCGATGCTCGCGCAATTGCGCGCCAAGGGAGCGGACGTGTCTGAAGAGACGCAGGACATGGAGGGTGTCGGTCGATTCGGCTGGGTCACCGATCCCGAGGGCAATCGGGTCGAGCTGTGGCAGCCCGCCTGA
- a CDS encoding helix-turn-helix transcriptional regulator, which yields MEQRALALQELRTATELNAELRELKARSRLTYRQLEERAARHGELLPRSTLADVLRNGSLPRPELLAAFVRACGEGDDVDEWLAARQRAAESPAPSSESGASAANAPGTVRRLTDARRTRVVAVSVVAVAVVTAASWAALRDSGGSGTSESAPTSASTQLPRDQVLIRPLGSPGLCVTDGQVADNRYGSLVAVQRPCGETEPQTTTLEPVGKNAYRISWFRPDQGKGCLKALTSGPGKDLLEPWEACDRTTAFRFVRMEPKESEQSRESGESRDSGVSGKAAGRTYLIHVTDEKCVGIRAASTVAGAEAVVEPCSGTDAQLFVVEASL from the coding sequence ATGGAACAGAGGGCGCTCGCGCTGCAGGAGTTACGGACCGCGACTGAGCTGAACGCGGAGCTGCGCGAGCTGAAGGCGCGCTCCCGGCTGACGTATCGACAGCTGGAGGAGCGCGCCGCCCGGCATGGGGAGCTGCTGCCGCGCAGCACGCTGGCCGACGTGCTGCGCAACGGCTCACTGCCGCGACCGGAACTGCTGGCCGCGTTCGTCCGCGCATGCGGGGAGGGCGATGACGTGGACGAATGGCTTGCCGCCCGGCAGCGTGCCGCCGAGTCTCCGGCGCCGTCCTCGGAGAGCGGTGCCTCGGCAGCGAACGCCCCTGGCACGGTCCGGCGACTCACGGACGCCCGCCGCACGCGCGTCGTCGCCGTGTCCGTCGTCGCCGTCGCGGTGGTCACGGCCGCGTCCTGGGCCGCCCTTCGTGACTCCGGCGGCTCGGGGACGTCCGAGTCCGCACCGACATCCGCGTCCACGCAGTTGCCGCGCGACCAGGTCCTCATCCGGCCGCTCGGGTCCCCCGGCCTGTGCGTGACGGACGGACAGGTGGCGGACAACCGGTACGGCTCCCTCGTCGCCGTACAGCGCCCCTGCGGCGAGACGGAGCCGCAGACGACGACCCTGGAGCCGGTGGGCAAGAACGCCTACCGCATCTCCTGGTTCCGCCCCGACCAGGGGAAAGGCTGCCTGAAGGCGCTCACCTCCGGGCCCGGCAAGGATCTGCTCGAACCCTGGGAGGCATGCGACCGGACCACCGCCTTCCGCTTCGTACGCATGGAACCCAAGGAATCCGAGCAATCCCGGGAATCCGGGGAATCGCGGGATTCCGGGGTCTCCGGGAAGGCCGCCGGCCGGACCTATCTGATCCATGTGACCGACGAGAAGTGCGTGGGCATCAGAGCCGCGAGCACCGTCGCGGGCGCGGAGGCCGTCGTCGAACCCTGCTCGGGCACGGACGCCCAGCTCTTCGTCGTCGAAGCCTCGCTGTGA
- a CDS encoding CHAP domain-containing protein, whose protein sequence is MSARNTVKTTAVAGAALAMTLGSLVMAAPAHAATAPGALIAEQALGQYTSGNAEVQKRKYEGDAKDGDTERNNCNFYTGFWTAKANLQWDHTSAPRTGTIVNRQACGTSKGYMYIKVNGAWTKTWTSVKWTSRAWCADFAKYTWYWGKAKITGLNAAADSFRTYGRSNGTWHTKAQVAANTYKPRPGDVVSYDNNGDGRADHVGVVTSYNTARKVYNSVEGNTSLEQLTYKKTQAATAGRVIGYTSPKAR, encoded by the coding sequence ATGTCCGCAAGGAACACGGTGAAGACCACAGCCGTCGCGGGGGCGGCCCTGGCCATGACACTGGGGAGCCTCGTCATGGCCGCCCCGGCCCACGCGGCGACCGCTCCGGGGGCGCTGATCGCCGAGCAGGCGCTGGGCCAGTACACGAGCGGCAACGCCGAGGTGCAGAAGCGGAAGTACGAGGGCGACGCCAAGGACGGCGACACCGAGAGGAACAACTGCAACTTCTACACCGGCTTCTGGACGGCGAAGGCAAACCTCCAGTGGGACCACACCAGCGCGCCCCGCACCGGCACGATCGTCAACCGCCAGGCATGCGGGACGAGCAAGGGCTACATGTACATCAAGGTCAACGGCGCCTGGACGAAGACCTGGACCAGCGTCAAGTGGACCTCGCGCGCCTGGTGCGCAGATTTCGCCAAGTACACCTGGTACTGGGGCAAGGCGAAGATCACCGGCCTGAACGCGGCAGCCGACTCCTTCCGCACGTACGGCAGGTCCAACGGAACCTGGCACACCAAGGCGCAGGTGGCGGCGAACACCTACAAGCCGAGGCCCGGTGACGTCGTGAGCTACGACAACAACGGTGACGGCCGGGCCGACCACGTGGGCGTCGTGACCTCGTACAACACCGCCAGGAAGGTCTACAACTCCGTGGAGGGCAACACCTCGCTTGAGCAGCTCACCTACAAGAAGACCCAGGCCGCCACGGCGGGCAGGGTCATCGGCTACACCTCGCCGAAGGCGCGGTAG
- a CDS encoding cytochrome P450: MPSGDGGAPSSFIHMDSPEHDRLRRMAMRHFGPPHTPGLVTGLEGFLTATVGSLIDDLAGRERIDVVDDFAFPLPVTVICRLLGVPREDEPRFHLWVNDIMNSIDYDPKTDPKEKLDKGVQARKDLRQCLGELVEQRHGRPGVDFLSRLANYDGPDGRMADADIVATAKLFLIAGHETIVNLITNGMLTLLRHPQVLQRLRDEPDLIVPLVEELLRYEPPVHIIPWRAAYSDITVADTVIPKGSQIMLMLASGSRDPKRFHDPDRFDPDRRDNQHLGFGSGIHLCFGGPLARRETQIALTELVRRLDRPRLVADPPPYRPSPVLRGPIHLDIEQGDG; the protein is encoded by the coding sequence ATGCCCTCGGGCGACGGAGGGGCCCCGTCGTCGTTCATCCACATGGACTCGCCCGAGCACGATCGCCTGCGGCGTATGGCGATGCGTCACTTCGGCCCCCCGCACACCCCTGGGCTGGTGACCGGACTTGAAGGTTTCCTGACCGCCACCGTCGGCAGCCTGATCGACGATCTGGCGGGCAGGGAGCGGATCGACGTCGTCGACGACTTCGCCTTCCCGCTTCCCGTCACCGTGATCTGTCGCTTGCTCGGCGTGCCACGCGAGGACGAGCCGAGGTTCCACCTCTGGGTGAACGACATCATGAACTCGATCGACTACGACCCCAAGACCGACCCGAAGGAGAAACTGGACAAGGGCGTACAGGCCCGCAAAGATCTGCGCCAGTGCCTCGGCGAGCTGGTGGAACAGCGCCACGGACGGCCGGGAGTCGACTTCCTGTCACGGCTGGCCAACTACGACGGACCCGACGGTCGGATGGCCGACGCCGACATCGTGGCCACCGCCAAACTGTTCCTCATCGCCGGCCATGAGACCATCGTCAACCTCATCACCAACGGCATGCTGACGCTGCTGCGCCACCCGCAGGTGCTGCAACGACTGCGAGACGAACCGGACCTGATCGTGCCGCTGGTCGAGGAACTGCTGCGCTACGAGCCCCCCGTGCACATCATTCCCTGGCGGGCGGCGTACAGCGACATCACCGTCGCTGACACCGTCATCCCCAAGGGCTCGCAGATCATGCTCATGCTCGCCTCAGGCAGCCGCGACCCGAAGCGCTTCCACGATCCGGACCGATTCGACCCGGATCGGCGTGACAACCAGCACCTGGGGTTCGGCAGCGGCATCCACCTGTGCTTCGGTGGCCCGCTGGCCCGGCGTGAAACCCAGATTGCGCTGACCGAGCTGGTACGCCGGCTCGACCGACCCAGGCTGGTCGCCGATCCGCCGCCGTACCGACCCAGCCCCGTTCTCCGGGGTCCGATCCATCTGGACATCGAGCAGGGTGACGGTTGA
- a CDS encoding ferredoxin, with product MKVVVELSRCEGYAQRAFLAPEAFRMHGEKALMYDANPDDARRDQVLRAAAACPVQAILVDQLDARHAPTEASP from the coding sequence GTGAAAGTTGTCGTTGAACTTTCCCGATGCGAGGGGTATGCGCAGCGCGCGTTCCTGGCTCCGGAGGCGTTCCGGATGCACGGTGAGAAAGCGCTCATGTACGACGCGAACCCCGACGACGCCCGGCGCGACCAGGTGCTACGTGCCGCGGCGGCCTGCCCGGTCCAGGCGATCCTGGTCGACCAGCTGGATGCGCGGCACGCACCGACGGAGGCGTCGCCGTGA
- a CDS encoding transposase family protein produces MTIHQTSQPQLDKHRGIKHHHHGLHFLALTDERGRVIWISAARPGRTHDITAARHDHIPAHLRAAGLGSLADLGFRGLDNDVLDPVIVTGFHASRTHKLTPGQKEANHVLAVGRAPVEHGFAHLKNWRTLTKLRTDPARATRLLRALLVLTNLEVNR; encoded by the coding sequence CTGACGATCCATCAAACCTCACAACCGCAGCTTGACAAACATAGGGGCATCAAACACCACCATCACGGCCTGCACTTCCTCGCCTTGACCGACGAACGCGGCCGCGTGATCTGGATATCCGCCGCCCGGCCCGGCCGCACCCACGACATCACCGCCGCCCGCCACGACCACATCCCGGCCCACCTGCGCGCCGCCGGCCTCGGCTCCCTCGCGGACCTCGGCTTCCGCGGCCTGGACAACGACGTACTCGACCCCGTGATCGTCACCGGCTTCCACGCCAGCCGCACCCACAAACTCACCCCCGGCCAGAAGGAAGCCAACCACGTCCTCGCCGTCGGACGCGCGCCAGTCGAACACGGCTTCGCGCACCTCAAGAACTGGCGGACCCTCACGAAGCTCCGCACCGACCCCGCCCGCGCCACCCGCCTCCTGCGAGCCTTGCTCGTTCTGACGAACCTCGAAGTCAACCGCTGA
- a CDS encoding IS110 family transposase gives MPAAFHTLQAATAAAAPGSVVLGVDTHKDVHVGAVLDHLGGLLDTGEFPATAAGYGQLLDWTRQFGTVLRAGVECTGSYGAGLARYLATQRVPVVEVNQPDRSARRRRGKTDAVDAESAARAALSGTARALPKSGDGQVEVLRMLRLTKNSAVKARTQALNQLKAVLVNAPSALREELEPLSNAVLVRRCAELPDPCDGNPAADTAVFTLRLLAQRVSRLRQEVTELGRRMTAAVQASAPSLLERFGIGPDSAAALLITAGDNPERLRSEASFAALCGASPVEKSSGKSRRRRLNRGGDRQANAALHRILVTRMRQDERTRSYLERRTTEGRGKREIMRCLKRYAAREVYALIRADMTACHHQPDDPSNLTTAA, from the coding sequence ATGCCCGCTGCCTTCCACACCCTCCAAGCCGCCACGGCCGCTGCCGCGCCGGGTTCGGTGGTGCTCGGAGTCGACACCCACAAGGATGTGCACGTCGGCGCCGTCCTTGACCATCTGGGCGGGCTGCTGGACACCGGGGAGTTCCCGGCCACCGCGGCGGGCTACGGCCAACTTCTTGACTGGACGCGCCAGTTCGGAACCGTGCTGCGGGCCGGTGTGGAGTGCACCGGCTCCTACGGTGCTGGACTCGCCCGCTACCTCGCGACCCAGCGGGTGCCGGTGGTAGAGGTTAACCAGCCCGACCGATCCGCCCGGCGTCGCCGCGGCAAGACCGACGCCGTCGACGCCGAGTCCGCCGCCCGAGCCGCACTGTCGGGCACCGCACGGGCGCTGCCGAAGAGCGGCGACGGGCAGGTAGAGGTGCTGCGTATGCTCCGGTTGACGAAGAACTCCGCGGTCAAGGCCCGCACCCAGGCGCTCAACCAGCTCAAGGCCGTGCTGGTCAACGCTCCATCCGCCCTGCGCGAGGAGCTGGAGCCGCTCTCGAATGCGGTACTGGTCCGCCGTTGCGCGGAGCTGCCCGATCCCTGCGACGGCAACCCAGCAGCCGACACGGCAGTCTTCACGCTCCGGCTGCTCGCACAGCGCGTCTCGCGGCTTCGGCAGGAGGTCACCGAGCTTGGGCGGCGAATGACCGCAGCGGTCCAGGCAAGCGCACCCAGCCTGCTGGAGCGGTTCGGGATCGGGCCGGACAGCGCCGCGGCCCTGCTGATCACCGCCGGCGACAACCCTGAGCGACTGCGCAGCGAGGCGTCCTTCGCCGCGCTGTGCGGCGCCAGCCCTGTCGAGAAGTCCTCGGGCAAGTCCCGGCGCCGTCGGCTCAACAGGGGCGGAGACCGACAGGCCAACGCCGCGCTGCACCGCATCCTGGTCACCCGCATGCGCCAGGACGAACGCACCCGCTCCTACCTGGAGCGACGCACTACCGAGGGGCGAGGCAAACGCGAGATCATGCGCTGCCTGAAACGCTACGCGGCCCGCGAGGTCTACGCGCTGATACGCGCCGACATGACCGCATGCCACCACCAGCCTGACGATCCATCAAACCTCACAACCGCAGCTTGA